One part of the Chitinophagaceae bacterium genome encodes these proteins:
- a CDS encoding deoxyribodipyrimidine photolyase, producing MKVEIPTDYKSVLEKIEQIDPLKYGKTRNYIDGAVTYLSPYISRGVISTKMVLESVLKREFKLYEIETFVKELCWRDYFQRVGQVKDLNKEIKHLRQDFLNYEIPESIVNGKTGIEGVDRAIHQLYKTGYMHNHCRMYTASITCNIGKSHWLHPAKWMYYHLLDGDWASNACSWQWVAGVNSHKQYYANQENINKFTRTGQTNTFLDEAYEQIKEMEVPTELLSTQKFLPETKWPEIPAVGVDRNKPTFIYNYYNLDPLWHKEEEGNRILLIDPQFFSDFPISEKCVDFMLALSKNIPDIQVFRGSFESLANTYQLEKIYFKEHPLNYGYKGIMEERDWISENISGYFPSFFSYWKKVNKQLSNIS from the coding sequence ATGAAAGTTGAAATACCAACAGACTACAAATCCGTTTTGGAAAAAATAGAACAAATCGACCCGCTGAAGTATGGGAAAACCCGAAACTATATTGACGGAGCCGTTACCTATTTGTCTCCCTACATTTCAAGAGGTGTTATTAGTACCAAAATGGTACTCGAAAGTGTTTTAAAAAGGGAGTTTAAACTTTACGAAATAGAAACCTTTGTAAAAGAGCTTTGCTGGCGGGATTATTTCCAAAGAGTGGGACAGGTAAAGGATTTAAATAAAGAGATTAAACATCTTCGGCAGGATTTTTTAAATTATGAAATCCCGGAGTCAATAGTAAATGGAAAAACCGGAATAGAGGGCGTTGACAGGGCTATACACCAATTATACAAAACCGGATATATGCACAATCATTGTAGGATGTACACTGCTTCTATCACTTGCAATATCGGCAAGTCACATTGGTTGCACCCCGCAAAATGGATGTACTATCATCTGTTAGACGGAGATTGGGCAAGTAATGCCTGCAGCTGGCAATGGGTTGCAGGAGTAAACAGCCATAAACAGTATTACGCCAATCAGGAAAATATCAATAAATTTACCCGAACCGGGCAGACAAATACTTTTTTAGACGAGGCCTATGAGCAGATTAAGGAGATGGAAGTTCCGACTGAGCTGCTGTCTACACAAAAGTTTTTACCGGAGACCAAATGGCCCGAAATCCCGGCTGTAGGGGTAGACAGAAACAAGCCTACTTTTATTTATAACTACTATAATCTGGACCCGCTCTGGCATAAAGAGGAAGAGGGAAACCGTATTTTGCTGATCGATCCTCAATTCTTTTCTGATTTTCCAATAAGTGAAAAGTGTGTGGACTTTATGTTGGCTTTGAGTAAAAACATTCCTGATATTCAGGTGTTTAGAGGCTCTTTTGAGTCCTTGGCTAATACTTATCAATTAGAAAAGATATATTTTAAAGAGCATCCGCTAAACTACGGATATAAAGGAATCATGGAAGAAAGAGATTGGATTTCTGAAAATATCAGTGGTTATTTTCCATCTTTTTTTTCTTACTGGAAAAAAGTTAATAAACAGCTGTCCAACATAAGCTGA